One window from the genome of Rariglobus hedericola encodes:
- the lepB gene encoding signal peptidase I, whose product MFFGLFDSVEKKMRNNAANWLELSDKVYNYRRDVLTEAERNTLQQAAGTVRRQLNEKSDASKLKLAIEALENALRRTGGTHYPKSGLMENVEFFLVAAIVILGVRMYFVQPFKIPTNSMWPSYNGMTPEVFASKADEPSAAGRVVRLVAMGARPRTLDAPASGEVLIPIAGRQSRGIVKYREVPGRAWFVFPSRDREYSLLVGDRVVTTQVPLDFDFDWVIRDAFFPGNQSLSESLEAVVARGDFVDKDVTTASGTERMRFIRTGKTVRAGERVLSFDILTGDQLFVDRVSYHFIKPQPGDGFVFRTDNIDSPYMKDAAGRQLEQYYIKRLAGTPGDKLEIREPVLYRNGAPITGSTAFNRNATHEEKYPGYRSVGLLAPGQTFTVPPDSYVALGDNSANSQDSRYWGTVPAKDVVGRPLFIYYPFTKRWGVAP is encoded by the coding sequence ACTACCGTCGCGACGTGCTGACCGAGGCCGAGCGCAACACGCTTCAGCAAGCAGCCGGCACCGTCCGCCGCCAGCTCAACGAGAAAAGCGACGCCAGCAAACTGAAGCTGGCCATCGAGGCGCTCGAGAACGCGCTCCGGCGCACGGGTGGCACGCATTACCCGAAGTCGGGCTTGATGGAGAACGTCGAATTCTTCCTCGTGGCCGCCATCGTGATTTTGGGTGTGCGCATGTATTTCGTGCAGCCGTTCAAGATCCCGACCAATTCGATGTGGCCGAGCTACAACGGCATGACGCCTGAAGTATTCGCATCGAAAGCCGATGAACCGAGCGCGGCGGGCAGGGTGGTTCGACTGGTCGCCATGGGCGCACGTCCACGCACACTGGATGCGCCTGCATCAGGCGAAGTGCTGATTCCAATCGCCGGACGCCAGTCCCGCGGAATCGTTAAATATCGCGAAGTCCCCGGCCGCGCTTGGTTTGTTTTCCCGTCACGAGATCGTGAATACAGCCTGCTGGTTGGCGATCGTGTGGTTACCACCCAAGTCCCGCTGGACTTCGATTTTGACTGGGTTATCCGCGATGCGTTTTTCCCGGGCAACCAGTCGCTAAGTGAAAGTTTGGAAGCCGTCGTTGCTCGTGGTGATTTCGTGGACAAGGACGTAACCACGGCGTCGGGCACCGAGCGCATGCGGTTCATCCGCACCGGTAAAACCGTCCGTGCCGGTGAACGCGTCCTGTCATTCGATATCCTCACGGGGGATCAGCTCTTCGTGGATCGCGTGAGCTACCATTTTATTAAGCCGCAGCCGGGCGACGGGTTTGTTTTCCGGACCGATAACATCGACAGTCCTTACATGAAGGATGCCGCAGGCCGTCAGCTGGAACAGTATTACATCAAGCGTCTGGCCGGCACTCCGGGCGACAAGTTGGAGATTCGGGAGCCCGTTCTTTATCGCAATGGAGCGCCGATCACGGGGTCGACCGCGTTTAACCGCAACGCCACGCATGAAGAAAAGTATCCCGGTTATCGCTCGGTAGGCTTACTCGCACCCGGCCAGACCTTCACGGTTCCGCCTGACTCGTATGTCGCGCTAGGGGATAATTCCGCTAACAGCCAAGATAGCCGTTATTGGGGCACGGTGCCGGCCAAAGACGTAGTCGGCCGTCCGCTATTCATCTATTATCCGTTCACGAAGCGCTGGGGCGTTGCTCCTTAA
- a CDS encoding DUF3300 domain-containing protein, whose amino-acid sequence MSTLRAQALDFPTPVNVAPTNSSAASVATNALRSDSDLDTMLGSIALYPDALIALILPASTNPANLVLAARHVAANGTQATLAAQPWDESIKALTHYPDVLRWMDQNLSWTQALGQAFVAQPADVMNAVQRLRSQARASGTLVDTPQQRVLLENGSLVIVPTQPEIIYVPVYDPAVVYVPVSSRVTISYIHFQSGYPSGPWLNHGFDWRQRRLRPVSYPYYGHIYGYNYPVAHRPQGRTQVWETGSPNSPAYRLNPVQINRPPTVYPKAQQPGQPKVDLRPREFPRPINQPVAPAASQIPRRMDTPQRSQLQQRIITPPASSVPVGPVDTHSGTQNLQRNRPRTTP is encoded by the coding sequence GTGTCGACGCTTCGTGCGCAGGCATTGGATTTCCCTACTCCGGTTAACGTCGCCCCCACCAACTCGTCAGCTGCTTCAGTCGCCACGAACGCACTGCGCAGCGACTCGGATCTCGACACAATGCTGGGGTCAATCGCTCTATATCCGGACGCATTGATCGCGTTGATTCTGCCGGCTTCGACCAATCCGGCGAATCTGGTGCTCGCTGCCCGGCATGTGGCGGCAAACGGAACTCAGGCAACCCTCGCCGCCCAACCATGGGACGAAAGTATCAAGGCTCTCACTCATTACCCGGACGTGCTGCGTTGGATGGATCAAAATCTCAGCTGGACCCAGGCACTCGGCCAGGCGTTCGTGGCTCAGCCGGCTGATGTCATGAATGCGGTTCAGCGCCTGCGTTCCCAGGCACGTGCTTCCGGCACCCTCGTGGATACGCCACAGCAACGAGTCCTGTTGGAAAACGGCTCGCTCGTAATCGTGCCCACGCAGCCGGAAATCATTTATGTGCCAGTGTATGATCCGGCCGTCGTCTATGTGCCGGTTTCTTCACGTGTCACCATCAGTTATATTCACTTTCAATCCGGCTACCCGTCGGGCCCGTGGTTGAACCATGGCTTTGACTGGCGGCAACGTCGCTTGCGCCCGGTATCGTATCCATACTATGGACACATTTACGGATATAATTATCCCGTAGCGCACCGGCCTCAAGGTCGCACGCAAGTTTGGGAGACCGGTTCACCCAATTCCCCTGCCTACCGCCTGAATCCCGTCCAGATTAACCGGCCCCCAACGGTGTATCCCAAGGCGCAACAGCCAGGCCAACCTAAGGTTGATCTTCGTCCACGTGAATTCCCCCGGCCAATCAATCAGCCCGTTGCGCCGGCCGCCTCCCAGATACCCCGGCGTATGGATACGCCGCAGAGGTCTCAACTTCAGCAGCGCATAATTACACCGCCTGCGAGCAGCGTGCCAGTCGGCCCCGTCGACACTCACTCAGGCACGCAGAACCTTCAGCGTAACCGCCCGCGCACGACGCCCTGA
- the malQ gene encoding 4-alpha-glucanotransferase, which produces MASTATLQAPLFSWLQQRSSGVLLHPTCLPNDQGIGVLDGSVDQLLEFLKDSGVSQWQLCPLGPTGYGDSPYQCFSSFAGNPYLIDLYPLVHCGLLTHGDLDSVRQLPRDRVDYGWLYSTKFPLLFKAFELYAGQRDSVKLPYGDFESFKSTHASWLAPYSLFLAIKDYYHGAAWWDWPEDVRFFAKAQKSQLAKTVAARAEAHAFFQYLFFGQWARVRTKATSLGIEIIGDAPIFVARDSADVWAAPRLFQINQKTGVPLAVAGVPPDYFSADGQLWGNPLYAWDEHAADGYSWWLARLKANFALCDIVRIDHFRAFDTYWSIPASATTAKNGEWKKGPGLAFFKAVHDALPTARLIAEDLGELFQSVRDLRDATGLPGMTILQFAFGGEADNLYLPHNLQANSVVYPGTHDNNTTIGWYRSASEKERDYVRRYFRIGGEEIGWDFIRVAYASVSNLAVIPMQDFFSLGAEARFNTPGEAAGNWQWRYSEQQLRQLHHEGGAAYLRDLATLYGRL; this is translated from the coding sequence ATGGCCTCCACCGCTACGTTGCAAGCACCCCTGTTTTCATGGCTCCAGCAACGCTCTTCAGGCGTGCTTCTTCATCCGACCTGCCTCCCTAACGATCAGGGCATTGGCGTGCTCGACGGTTCAGTCGATCAACTGCTGGAATTCCTGAAGGATTCCGGAGTGAGCCAATGGCAACTGTGCCCGCTCGGGCCGACCGGTTATGGCGACTCGCCCTACCAGTGTTTTTCGTCGTTCGCGGGCAATCCTTACCTGATTGATTTATATCCGCTGGTTCATTGCGGGCTGCTGACACACGGGGATCTCGATAGTGTGCGGCAATTGCCTCGCGACCGCGTCGATTACGGCTGGCTCTACTCCACGAAGTTCCCCCTGCTCTTCAAGGCATTCGAGCTCTACGCAGGCCAGCGGGACTCGGTTAAATTACCTTACGGTGATTTCGAGTCATTCAAATCCACGCACGCCTCGTGGCTCGCACCCTACTCGCTGTTTTTGGCGATCAAAGATTACTATCACGGGGCCGCCTGGTGGGACTGGCCGGAGGATGTGCGGTTCTTTGCCAAAGCTCAAAAAAGCCAGCTGGCTAAAACCGTGGCGGCCCGCGCCGAAGCGCACGCGTTTTTCCAATACTTGTTCTTCGGCCAGTGGGCGCGTGTGCGCACCAAGGCGACGTCGCTGGGCATTGAAATCATTGGCGACGCCCCGATTTTTGTCGCCCGTGACAGCGCCGACGTGTGGGCCGCTCCCCGACTTTTCCAGATCAACCAGAAAACCGGCGTGCCTCTGGCCGTTGCCGGTGTGCCGCCCGATTATTTTTCGGCCGACGGACAACTCTGGGGTAATCCACTTTACGCGTGGGACGAACATGCGGCCGATGGCTACTCCTGGTGGCTGGCGCGATTGAAGGCTAACTTCGCGTTGTGCGATATCGTGCGCATCGACCATTTTCGCGCCTTTGACACCTATTGGTCTATTCCGGCCTCCGCCACGACCGCGAAGAATGGTGAATGGAAAAAGGGACCGGGCTTAGCTTTCTTTAAAGCCGTTCATGACGCCCTGCCCACCGCACGGCTCATCGCCGAGGATTTGGGCGAGCTCTTCCAGTCCGTCCGGGATTTGCGCGATGCCACCGGGCTTCCCGGCATGACTATCCTGCAATTCGCTTTTGGCGGTGAAGCGGACAACCTTTACCTCCCTCATAACCTTCAGGCGAACAGCGTCGTGTATCCAGGAACCCACGACAACAACACGACCATCGGCTGGTATCGCTCTGCATCCGAAAAGGAACGGGACTACGTCCGTCGTTATTTCAGGATCGGCGGCGAAGAAATCGGCTGGGATTTCATCCGTGTTGCCTATGCCTCCGTGAGCAACCTGGCGGTTATTCCGATGCAGGATTTTTTCAGCCTGGGTGCCGAAGCACGTTTCAATACCCCCGGCGAAGCTGCGGGCAACTGGCAGTGGCGCTATTCCGAGCAGCAGTTGCGCCAGCTCCACCATGAAGGTGGCGCGGCCTATCTGCGCGACTTGGCGACGCTTTACGGTCGCCTTTGA
- a CDS encoding P-II family nitrogen regulator: MKLIIAIIKPFKLEEVKEGLTSISIEGMTVTEVKGFGRQKGHVEIYRGSEYTVDFLPKVKIEVAVEDSEVAAAVKIIADKARTGKIGDGKIFVVDLLDAVRIRTGESGDSAI; the protein is encoded by the coding sequence ATGAAACTTATCATCGCCATCATCAAGCCCTTCAAACTTGAGGAAGTTAAAGAGGGACTGACCTCGATTAGCATCGAAGGTATGACTGTCACCGAGGTCAAAGGCTTCGGCCGTCAGAAAGGCCACGTCGAAATCTACCGCGGCTCTGAATACACCGTGGACTTCCTGCCCAAGGTTAAAATCGAAGTCGCCGTCGAAGACTCCGAGGTAGCCGCCGCAGTCAAGATCATCGCCGACAAGGCTCGCACTGGAAAAATCGGTGACGGCAAGATCTTCGTCGTAGATCTATTGGATGCCGTCCGCATCCGCACGGGCGAGAGCGGCGACAGCGCCATATAA
- a CDS encoding ammonium transporter, which yields MKHLFSRYARLIFASLLIACALTTSQAQEAAPAAPAAPAEPTVEQRLADLEAYVNNTARTPDVVSKIPGPGPGHNAWQMVSTALVIFMTLPGLALFYGGLVRKKNVLSVLAQCMGVAGLVTILWWAVGYSLAFGGGNAFIGDTTFAFLKGVEPGNVGAGYYWISDSMWAMFQLSFAIITPALIVGAIAERMKFISVLVFVTLWMFAVYFPFAHMVWSGTGFMSGILNAGAGIKAIDFAGGTVVHMTSGWSALVLCIILGKRNGFGKVPMPPHSLVLCTVGTGMLWVGWYGFNAGSALGADAIASNAFATTTLAAAIAGFTWGMAEWVLKGHPSVLGFCSGIVAGLVVITPGAGFVSMNSAVLIGVLAGIVPFIAVSYLKKILGYDDALDTFGVHGVGGTMGAILTGVFADEKINSVVGPLKEGLVMAQLKACALTIVWSVVATAIIALIVKFTIGLRPTAEVESAGLDTAEHGEEGYIG from the coding sequence ATGAAACACCTTTTTTCGCGCTACGCGCGACTCATCTTTGCATCTCTTTTAATAGCCTGTGCTCTCACCACGAGCCAGGCTCAGGAAGCCGCACCCGCGGCACCAGCAGCACCGGCTGAGCCTACCGTTGAACAACGCCTGGCCGATCTCGAGGCCTACGTGAACAACACGGCGCGCACGCCGGATGTCGTTTCGAAGATCCCCGGACCCGGTCCCGGCCACAACGCATGGCAGATGGTCAGCACTGCGCTGGTCATTTTCATGACGCTACCCGGTTTGGCTCTCTTCTACGGCGGCTTGGTTCGCAAGAAGAACGTTCTCTCCGTCCTCGCCCAGTGTATGGGTGTCGCCGGTCTGGTTACCATCCTGTGGTGGGCTGTCGGTTACAGCCTGGCCTTCGGTGGCGGCAATGCCTTTATCGGTGATACGACCTTCGCGTTCCTGAAGGGCGTGGAGCCAGGCAACGTCGGCGCCGGTTACTATTGGATCAGTGACTCCATGTGGGCGATGTTCCAGCTGTCCTTCGCCATCATCACGCCGGCCCTGATCGTCGGTGCGATCGCCGAGCGCATGAAGTTCATCTCGGTCCTCGTGTTCGTGACGCTCTGGATGTTCGCGGTCTATTTCCCATTCGCCCACATGGTGTGGAGCGGCACGGGCTTTATGTCGGGCATCCTTAACGCCGGCGCCGGCATCAAGGCGATCGACTTCGCCGGTGGCACCGTGGTGCACATGACCTCGGGTTGGTCTGCGCTGGTTCTCTGTATCATCCTCGGCAAGCGTAACGGCTTCGGCAAAGTCCCGATGCCTCCGCACTCCTTGGTGCTTTGCACCGTCGGCACCGGTATGCTCTGGGTCGGCTGGTATGGCTTCAACGCCGGTTCCGCCCTCGGCGCCGATGCGATCGCCTCCAATGCCTTCGCGACCACGACCCTCGCAGCCGCCATCGCCGGTTTCACCTGGGGTATGGCCGAGTGGGTCCTCAAGGGCCATCCCTCCGTCCTCGGCTTCTGCTCCGGTATTGTTGCTGGTCTGGTGGTCATCACCCCCGGCGCCGGTTTCGTTTCCATGAACTCGGCCGTCTTGATCGGCGTGCTCGCCGGTATCGTTCCGTTCATCGCGGTTTCCTACCTGAAAAAGATCCTCGGCTACGATGACGCGCTCGACACCTTCGGCGTGCACGGCGTCGGCGGCACCATGGGTGCGATCCTCACCGGCGTGTTTGCCGACGAGAAGATCAACTCCGTGGTCGGTCCTCTCAAGGAAGGTCTCGTGATGGCCCAGCTCAAAGCCTGCGCCCTGACCATCGTCTGGAGCGTCGTGGCCACCGCCATCATTGCCCTCATCGTTAAATTCACCATTGGCCTTCGTCCGACTGCTGAAGTCGAATCGGCCGGTCTGGATACCGCTGAACACGGCGAAGAAGGTTACATCGGCTAA
- a CDS encoding ammonium transporter encodes MRSLFIACTLAVASRAQSATPPEPTLDQRVADVEAYINNSARTADVASRVAGPGPGHNGWMMTSAALVLFMTLPGLALFYGGLVRRKNVLSVLAQCMAITGVVTLLWWGVGYSLVFAPGTPYLGGLKYVFLEGVGAAPNLDYSAWISHSVWSMYQMMFAIITPALIIGAIAERMKFSAVVAFVILWMFAVYFPLAHMVWGVDGLMNGVWNGSAMIRAIDFAGGTVVHMSAGWSALVLCIILGPRIGFGKEPMAPHSMVLCMVGTGMLWVGWYGFNAGSAAAADGIAGGAFLATTLSAAIASLVWAGLEVVVFKKTSSILGMCSGAVSGLVVITPAAGFVSANGAVIIGVLAGAIPFLFCVKLKAVFGYDDALDTFGVHAVGGTLGALLTGLLANSSINANLTVANGYAKSNGLAHIVANGSLWIEQLKAIALTTVLSIVATIIIAYAIKVVMGLRASPEVERLGLDISEHNEEGYSL; translated from the coding sequence ATCCGATCACTTTTCATTGCCTGCACGCTCGCTGTTGCGAGCCGGGCGCAATCCGCGACTCCTCCTGAACCTACGCTCGACCAACGTGTCGCTGACGTAGAGGCCTACATCAACAATAGCGCCCGCACTGCGGATGTCGCTTCAAGGGTCGCCGGACCCGGTCCAGGCCATAATGGATGGATGATGACGAGCGCGGCACTCGTTCTCTTCATGACGCTCCCCGGCTTGGCGTTGTTTTACGGTGGTTTGGTGCGTCGCAAAAATGTGCTGTCCGTGCTGGCGCAATGCATGGCCATCACGGGTGTGGTCACCCTGCTCTGGTGGGGCGTGGGCTACAGTTTGGTTTTCGCTCCCGGAACACCTTATTTGGGAGGCTTGAAATACGTCTTTCTTGAGGGGGTCGGGGCAGCGCCCAATCTCGATTACTCGGCGTGGATTTCGCACTCCGTCTGGTCAATGTATCAGATGATGTTCGCGATCATCACTCCCGCGCTGATCATTGGTGCGATCGCCGAGCGCATGAAGTTCTCGGCCGTCGTGGCGTTCGTGATTCTCTGGATGTTTGCGGTGTATTTTCCCTTGGCCCACATGGTGTGGGGCGTCGACGGTCTCATGAATGGCGTGTGGAACGGCAGTGCGATGATTCGCGCGATCGATTTCGCCGGAGGCACCGTTGTGCATATGTCGGCAGGCTGGTCGGCACTGGTGCTGTGCATTATCCTCGGGCCGCGTATTGGTTTCGGAAAAGAGCCCATGGCTCCGCACAGCATGGTGCTTTGCATGGTGGGCACGGGTATGCTCTGGGTGGGGTGGTATGGTTTCAATGCCGGTTCTGCCGCGGCTGCCGACGGCATCGCAGGGGGCGCATTTTTGGCCACCACCCTCTCAGCTGCCATCGCCTCACTGGTGTGGGCCGGTCTTGAGGTCGTGGTATTTAAGAAAACATCTTCAATCCTCGGCATGTGCTCCGGTGCGGTTTCGGGCTTGGTCGTGATCACGCCGGCCGCAGGCTTCGTCAGTGCCAACGGTGCGGTCATCATTGGTGTTCTGGCCGGTGCGATTCCGTTTCTGTTCTGCGTGAAGCTGAAGGCGGTTTTCGGTTACGATGACGCTCTGGATACATTTGGTGTGCATGCGGTCGGAGGAACATTGGGCGCGTTGCTCACGGGCTTGCTCGCGAACAGTTCGATTAACGCCAATCTCACGGTCGCCAATGGCTACGCCAAGTCCAACGGACTCGCCCATATCGTAGCCAACGGTTCGCTGTGGATTGAGCAGCTCAAAGCGATCGCCCTCACTACCGTGCTGTCGATCGTGGCCACCATCATTATCGCTTACGCAATCAAGGTCGTCATGGGACTTCGTGCATCACCTGAAGTCGAGCGACTCGGCCTCGATATCAGCGAACACAACGAAGAAGGCTACAGCCTGTAA
- a CDS encoding TIGR00645 family protein: MSSPAQRKTLSPLADLIFLSRWLQAPLYVGLIVAQVVYVYRFLVELWHLIGFAVLGHLPPSSVPAGVNDTETIVMLTVLGLIDVVMIANLLIMVIVGGYETFVSRLNLKNHPDQPEWLSHVNAGVLKVKLAMALIGISSIHLLKTFINADKMSEQTMKWQVIIHITFVLSAVVLAWIDKLTRHPARDVEIAH; the protein is encoded by the coding sequence ATGTCTTCGCCCGCTCAACGCAAAACGCTCTCTCCGCTTGCCGATTTGATCTTTCTCAGCCGCTGGCTGCAGGCGCCTCTTTATGTCGGACTGATCGTCGCGCAGGTTGTCTATGTTTACCGTTTTCTCGTCGAGTTGTGGCATCTGATTGGTTTCGCCGTCCTCGGGCACCTGCCGCCCTCTTCGGTGCCCGCCGGCGTGAATGACACCGAGACGATCGTGATGCTCACCGTTCTGGGCCTCATCGATGTGGTGATGATCGCGAACCTGCTCATCATGGTGATCGTGGGCGGCTACGAGACCTTCGTTTCACGTCTGAATTTGAAGAACCACCCCGACCAGCCCGAGTGGCTTTCTCATGTGAATGCCGGCGTGCTGAAAGTGAAGCTGGCAATGGCCTTGATCGGCATTTCGTCGATCCACCTGCTCAAGACCTTCATCAATGCAGACAAGATGAGCGAGCAGACGATGAAGTGGCAGGTGATCATCCACATCACCTTCGTGTTGTCCGCCGTGGTGCTCGCCTGGATCGACAAGCTCACGCGTCATCCGGCGCGCGATGTCGAGATTGCGCACTAA
- a CDS encoding alpha/beta fold hydrolase, whose protein sequence is MVTIPDWLKPLYPFTPKSFETPRGARMSYLDEGGESEEAVLMLHGNPTWSFYYRELVQAVSPTMRCIVPDHIGMGLSEKPENYPYTLEARIGDVDALVTHLGVKRIHLVVHDWGGAIGFGYAARYPQRIGKLVVLNTGAFPSPHIPRRIGVCKTKFPGTALVRGLNGFAGPAVWMSMNRRKLSSDEKRGFLLPYDSWANRVAVDAFVKDIPMVPSHPTWRTLSDTAAGLKHFKQNPALIIWGGRDFCFNDHFFNEWKKRLPQAQTYYLEDAGHYVLADANTEAIPRITQFLR, encoded by the coding sequence ATGGTAACGATTCCTGATTGGCTCAAGCCGCTCTATCCTTTCACGCCGAAGTCCTTTGAGACGCCGCGCGGTGCCCGCATGAGCTATCTCGACGAAGGCGGCGAGAGCGAGGAGGCCGTGCTGATGCTGCACGGCAACCCGACTTGGTCGTTCTATTACCGCGAACTCGTGCAGGCCGTCTCGCCGACGATGCGCTGCATCGTTCCCGACCACATCGGCATGGGGCTTTCCGAAAAACCCGAGAATTATCCCTACACGCTCGAGGCGCGTATCGGAGATGTGGATGCACTGGTGACGCACTTGGGTGTTAAGCGTATTCACCTCGTGGTGCATGATTGGGGTGGTGCGATCGGCTTCGGTTACGCGGCGCGTTATCCGCAACGCATCGGAAAGCTGGTTGTTTTAAACACCGGGGCATTTCCTTCGCCGCACATTCCCCGTCGCATCGGCGTGTGCAAAACGAAGTTCCCTGGGACGGCGCTCGTTCGCGGCCTCAATGGCTTCGCCGGGCCGGCCGTGTGGATGTCCATGAACCGCCGGAAGCTGAGTTCAGACGAGAAGCGCGGTTTCCTGCTCCCTTACGACTCATGGGCGAATCGAGTGGCCGTCGACGCGTTCGTCAAAGACATCCCCATGGTTCCCTCGCACCCGACCTGGCGCACGCTCAGTGACACGGCTGCGGGCTTGAAACACTTTAAACAAAACCCGGCGCTGATCATTTGGGGCGGACGTGATTTCTGCTTCAATGATCACTTTTTCAACGAGTGGAAAAAACGTTTGCCGCAGGCCCAGACCTATTATCTGGAAGATGCCGGACACTATGTGCTCGCCGACGCCAACACCGAGGCGATCCCGCGCATCACCCAGTTTCTTCGTTAA
- a CDS encoding 3-oxoacyl-ACP synthase III — translation MRFAHTCIESLAVALPDEIITTTQVEETLRPLYERLKLPFGRLELMTGIRERRVWPQGTRPSDASAAAGKAALAKSGLRAEQVELFIHSAVCRDMMEPATASFAHRKIGLPTTAQIFDVSNACLGFLNALTVAAGMIESGQIKCALIVSGENGGPLVQQTLKTLLEAPLDRNGIKPFFANLTIGSGAVGAVVCHDSLIPKGVRPHRLLGGIARAATVHSELCQGDSHGAEALAMQTDSEALLTAGLTLARETWDAFTAETGYDAATADRFICHQVGSTHRRKLYEALGLDLTKDFSTFETLGNTGSVALPATLAKAVEAGAVGEGTKVALLGIGSGLNCLMLALEW, via the coding sequence ATGCGCTTCGCCCACACGTGCATCGAATCGCTGGCCGTCGCACTGCCTGACGAGATCATCACCACCACGCAGGTGGAGGAAACCCTGCGTCCGCTCTACGAACGCCTGAAGCTTCCCTTTGGCCGTCTCGAACTCATGACGGGCATTCGCGAGCGTCGCGTATGGCCGCAGGGCACGCGTCCGTCCGATGCCAGCGCGGCTGCCGGCAAGGCTGCGCTCGCCAAGTCCGGTCTGCGCGCCGAACAGGTTGAGCTCTTTATCCACAGCGCCGTCTGTCGCGACATGATGGAGCCCGCCACCGCGTCGTTCGCCCATCGCAAGATCGGACTTCCCACCACCGCGCAAATTTTTGACGTATCGAACGCCTGTCTTGGTTTCCTCAACGCTCTGACCGTTGCCGCCGGTATGATTGAAAGCGGTCAAATCAAATGCGCGCTCATTGTGTCCGGTGAGAACGGCGGGCCGCTCGTTCAGCAAACACTGAAGACCCTGCTGGAAGCACCACTCGATCGCAACGGCATCAAACCCTTCTTCGCCAATCTTACCATCGGCTCCGGTGCGGTTGGAGCAGTGGTCTGTCACGATTCACTGATCCCGAAAGGTGTGCGTCCGCACCGGCTGCTGGGCGGCATCGCGCGCGCCGCGACGGTTCATAGCGAACTCTGCCAGGGCGACAGCCACGGTGCCGAAGCGCTCGCGATGCAGACTGACAGCGAGGCTCTGCTCACCGCCGGCCTCACGCTCGCCCGCGAGACATGGGACGCGTTCACCGCCGAGACGGGTTATGATGCGGCGACGGCGGACCGCTTCATCTGCCATCAGGTGGGCAGCACGCACCGCCGCAAACTCTACGAGGCGCTCGGCCTCGATTTGACCAAGGATTTTTCCACGTTTGAAACCCTCGGCAACACCGGCTCGGTGGCGCTGCCCGCCACGCTCGCCAAGGCCGTCGAAGCCGGCGCGGTGGGCGAGGGAACCAAGGTTGCGCTGCTCGGCATCGGCAGCGGCCTCAACTGTCTGATGCTCGCACTCGAATGGTAA
- a CDS encoding enoyl-ACP reductase FabI yields MSDFLNLTGKTILVIGVANKKSVAWFTAKTLEEQGATVLYSVRSPARKASLEATLAGKPVFVCDVEAEGSAELLAAEIRAAGYETIHGIVHSIAFANYSEGFKPFHETKRKDFLQATAISAFSLVEVANAFKPLLAKHASVVTIGISSLLVTPDNYGYMGPIKAALDSASRFLAKSFSDHSEVRFNVVGAGPLKTSASAGIPGYLESYLYAEKLTLRKRNLATQEVANTAVFLLSERSSGLNATTVTVDAGLGSNFFDKEIVRLTMRMENKA; encoded by the coding sequence ATGAGCGATTTCCTCAATCTCACCGGCAAGACGATCCTCGTGATCGGCGTCGCCAACAAGAAAAGCGTCGCGTGGTTCACCGCGAAGACGCTGGAGGAGCAGGGCGCCACCGTTCTCTACAGCGTGCGTTCACCCGCCCGCAAAGCCTCGCTTGAAGCCACGCTCGCCGGAAAGCCGGTGTTCGTTTGCGATGTCGAGGCCGAGGGCTCTGCGGAGTTGCTCGCCGCCGAGATTCGCGCCGCCGGCTACGAGACGATCCACGGCATCGTTCACTCGATCGCTTTCGCCAACTACAGCGAGGGCTTCAAGCCCTTCCACGAGACCAAGCGCAAAGATTTTCTGCAGGCCACCGCGATCTCGGCTTTCTCGCTCGTCGAAGTCGCCAACGCCTTCAAGCCGTTGCTCGCAAAACACGCTTCGGTCGTGACCATCGGCATCTCGTCGCTGCTCGTGACGCCGGACAACTACGGCTACATGGGGCCGATCAAGGCGGCTCTCGATTCCGCATCACGTTTTCTCGCCAAATCCTTCAGCGATCACAGCGAGGTCCGCTTCAACGTCGTCGGCGCCGGGCCGCTCAAAACCAGTGCCTCGGCGGGCATCCCCGGATATTTGGAGAGCTATCTCTACGCGGAAAAACTCACCCTCCGTAAACGCAATCTCGCCACGCAGGAAGTCGCCAACACCGCGGTGTTCCTTCTCAGCGAACGCAGCAGCGGACTCAACGCAACCACGGTCACGGTGGATGCCGGCCTCGGCAGCAACTTCTTCGATAAGGAAATTGTGCGTCTGACGATGCGCATGGAAAACAAAGCCTGA